The genomic region GATTCATGCGAAACAGCCCACCCCTTGAAAGAGACGTTCAGTGACTTCGGTGAGCGTCTCGAACGGTTCACAGGCGATTCCCTGGAGATCACACCACTCTCGCAGCCCCGCCTTCGCGTAGACCTTTTGTGCCATGGTCGAGATGCAGCGGTCGGATCGTCCATCTCCGATATACATTGTCTCCTTAAGCGAGAGGCCGAAAAAGCTGGCGACGGCACATTTACACGTCCCGGCCCCAACCAGACAGTCGGGTGAAGCATATGGGGAGCCGAGCGAGAGGGACCCGTTCCCATCGCAGGCCAGGCGATTAGAGATGACGGGAATGTAGGACAGACCGTGCCGACGCAGTACCGCCTCGATAAACCGATCGACGCCGTCGCTGACGATGATAAGCGGGATACCGTATTGTGCGCACCGTTGCGAGAGCGTCACGATGCCCTCGTCGATAGGGAGATCAGCCGCAAACCGCATGAGTGTTGACAGATCTGCCTGAATCAACTCCACCTGTCTAGCCATACACTCTCGGCTGGTGATCTCACCCCGCTCCCATCGGCGCTCCCATTCACGGAATTCCGGCAGGGCAAAGGCTTCGAGGATGGCGAGCGTGGCATCTGTTTTGGTGATGGTCCCGTCAAAATCGCAGAGGACTTGAAAAGCCGGCAGACCGCTAGGCATGCGCAGAGATCGAGAACTCGCTGCCGATTTTTCTAGCTTGGGAGGACTGATCGTTGAAGGAAAGGCTTGATCCATACCCATATTGTAGAATAACATAACCAGCAAGAAAGATACAAGTAAAGCCGCTACTGTCCGGCTATCGAACGACTCGACACCCGATCACCATGGGCTATCTCATTGCCGGCAAGCTGAAGTTTGTCTTACCCACATGAAACAGCGAGGAACTACAAATTGAGAGTTAAAATATTCGCAGATGGCGCAGACAAGACTGGCATCCTGGAAATGTACTGTAACCCGCTGATAAAAGGGTTTACCACCAATCCGACGCTGATGCGTAAAGCCGGAGTCTCTGACTATCAGGCATTTGCGCTTGACATCCTCCGAGCCATTCCCGATCGTCCCATCTCCTTCGAAGTCTTCTCAGACGACTTCACCGAGATGGCCCGTCAGGCCCGCAAGATCGCAGGATGGGGCGAGAATGTCTATGTGAAGATCCCCGTCACAAACACCCAAGGCGAGTCGTCCGCAAAGCTGGTCCATGATCTCGCCCGAGAAGGGGTCAAGCTGAATGTGACAGCGCTGACGGCACTGGATCAGGTACGCGAGATGAGTGCCGCTCTAGCAGAGGGACCTCCGGCTATTGTGTCGGTTTTCGCCGGGCGTGTCGCGGATACAGGCAGAGACCCGGTGCCGCATATGGCGGCAGCCGTGGAGTGTGTGCGTTCGTACCCGAATATTGAATTGATCTGGGCCAGCCCTCGTGAACTGCTCAACATCTTTCAAGCCGACGCCATTGGCTGCCATATCATTACCGTGACACATGACATTTTAAAGAAATTGAACCTGATTGGTAAGGACCTGCATGAGTTCTCACTCGACACTGTCAAGATGTTTCACGATGATGCCATGAAGGCCGGTTATACGCTGTAGAGGCCGGATGGTCCTGCCTACTGGTGAAGGAGGCCAGTCCTGCATTGATTAAGATTCAGGGATCTACCGCGGGCGGCTCCATCGGACGTTTAACAGGGAGAACCTGCATGACGATCGCGCTGATC from Candidatus Methylomirabilis limnetica harbors:
- a CDS encoding MtnX-like HAD-IB family phosphatase, with translation MPSGLPAFQVLCDFDGTITKTDATLAILEAFALPEFREWERRWERGEITSRECMARQVELIQADLSTLMRFAADLPIDEGIVTLSQRCAQYGIPLIIVSDGVDRFIEAVLRRHGLSYIPVISNRLACDGNGSLSLGSPYASPDCLVGAGTCKCAVASFFGLSLKETMYIGDGRSDRCISTMAQKVYAKAGLREWCDLQGIACEPFETLTEVTERLFQGVGCFA
- a CDS encoding transaldolase gives rise to the protein MRVKIFADGADKTGILEMYCNPLIKGFTTNPTLMRKAGVSDYQAFALDILRAIPDRPISFEVFSDDFTEMARQARKIAGWGENVYVKIPVTNTQGESSAKLVHDLAREGVKLNVTALTALDQVREMSAALAEGPPAIVSVFAGRVADTGRDPVPHMAAAVECVRSYPNIELIWASPRELLNIFQADAIGCHIITVTHDILKKLNLIGKDLHEFSLDTVKMFHDDAMKAGYTL